The Rickettsia endosymbiont of Cantharis rufa genome segment AAGTCATTCCGTAATTAACGGAATTATATTCGGGAAAAGCTTTATATTTAACAAACTCCGCTTGCCAACCTTCAAAACTAAAAGGCGGCAAAATACCTGTTATCGGGCGCCACTCTACTATAGATAAACCAGAACCTGTAAGCCTTGTTATACCACCTATAATAATCATCGCTATGACCATTATACAACTTATAAACAACCATCTTATAATTAAACTTTTCTGCACTTGTATCGCTAAATTTATGTTTTTATTATGTTGCCTCGTCATTGCTGCATTTCTATGTCATTCCCGCGAAGGCATTGTTGCGTGGACCGATAAAATCCACTGTGTCACCCCGTGGCTTGACCACGAGGTCCATAAGAATAATTAAAAATACTAACAATATTAGTATTTTTAACTGGATCCCGTGATCAAGTCGCGCGGGATGACATAAAACGCGTTTTCCGAGCCATACAACAACGCTTTCAGTCGCTCGCAATGGCGATTTGGTATCACAAATACCTCTCAATTAAACCTCCGCATTCTTTTCCGTATCTTCAGCAGTATTAGCGGGACGTTTCTTATTTGACTTCTTATTACGATATCTACGTTTTGTCTTTTTCGGTGTCGTAACTTCTTCTGCAACTACGTTATTATCCGTAACCTCTATTTTTTCCTGCACTACACTTACTACCTGATCTTCTATCTCTTTTACATCAGGACTTTTATAGTCAATTGGTTTGGACTCGCTGACGCTGTTGTTCGTTGCTCTCTTATTAGTTATAGGTTCTGCCCTTGGCTCCTTGTATACAGATCCAACTGAATCAACTATAGTCTTTTCTTCAACTGAAGCATTATTATTAACTGTTTTCCATTTATGCTTATTCTTGCGTAGCTGTTCTTTTTTCGGCTCTTCTTCAGTATAATCGGCACTATGATTCTGAACCACCGGCTTAACCAAACTAGTATTATTGTTATTTTTCTTTAATAATTTCACCTTTTCAATCGAATAACTATCTAATGTAGCATTAGGATCGGAATAAAAATTAAGTTTTATATTATATTTTTCTTCAATAAATTTTATCTCGGCACGTTTATTATTAAGTAAATAAATAACTGAGGTGATATTGGTAAAAACATTTATTACATCAATTTTATCTTCAAAAATTTCATTCTCTATAGTACGTAAAATTAACATAGCATTAGCATCACTCGCTCTAATGACTCCTTTACCGTTACAATGAGAACAAATTGCCGAATTAGTTTCTAAGAAAGAAGAGCGTAATCTCTGCCTTGAGAATTCAAGCAATCCAAACTGACTAATATTACCAGTTTGTATACGAGCACGATCGCGACTTAAAAATTCTTTAAAGGATCGCTCAATAATTTTACGATTCTTTGCTTCGCTCATATCTATAAAATCAACAACTATCAAACCCGATAGATCTCTAAGCTTTACTTGCTTTGCTACTTCTTTTGCTGCTTCTAGATTAGTTTTTAATGCCGTTTCTTCGATATTTTTTTCAGAAGTTGATTTACCGGAATTTACGTCAATTGAAATAAGAGCTTCCGTAGGATTAATAACAATATATCCCCCTGAAGGTAATGTCACCACAGGCTGATATAATTTAACTAATTGTTCTTCTACTTGAAATTTAGTAAATATAGGAATTTTATTTTTATGCTCTTTAAGTTTTGAAAGCTCTGAAGGTAATAAATCCTGCATAAATTTTGAAGCATCTTCATAAGCTTCCTGTCCTTGAATAACTACCTCTTTAACATTGTGATCACACATATCACGTATGGTTTTACGTATTATACTATCTTCTTCATGAATAAAACACGGAGCCGGAAATTTAATGGTACTTTTACGAATTTTATTCCACAAGCTTGCTAAATAATTATAGTCTTTCTTCAAATCTAAGGTGCTACTTCCTCTACCTGCAGTTCTAACAATGACACTGTAAGTATTTTTGTCACCACTTACTATTTTATTTAAAATATCTTTCAGTCTTTTTCTTTCTTCCGTGTTTGATATTTTACGTGATATACCGTTTTGCGAACCTTTATTGGGCATTAAAACACAATACTTACCCGCTAAGGATATATAGGTAGTGAAAGCGGCGCACTTATTTCCTCGTTCCTCTTTAGTAACTTGCGCCAATAATATTTGGTTTTTTCTTATTACGTCCTGAACTTTATATTGTTTATATTGCGGAATATTTGACTCAATGCCGCTTTGAATAATTTCAATATCATCAGCCGCCTCTAAATTAAGTTCCGACTGGAATTTACTCTCTACTAAATCTTCTATGGTTTTTAGGTCAATTTCTTCACTATCAACCAAAGAATCATATATAGCAGCCGGCTTCTCTTTATCATCCTCAACCGTAATATCTGAAAGATCTATTTCATGAAAAGCATTAATCGGAAAATTTCTTTCCGAGGTAGGCAAATTGTAATAGTTAGGATGGATTTCACTAAACGGTAAAAAACCGCTTTTATCCATTCCGTACTCTATAAAAACAGCTTGTAGCGATGGTTCTATTCTTGTAACTTTTGCTAAATAAATATTACCTTTATTTTGTTGTCTTACGGTTGTTTGAAATTCAATATCTTCTATATTGTTGCTTTGTCCTAATAAAACTACTCTTGTTTCACTTGAAAAATTAGCATCAATTATAATCTTTTTATGCATTTATCTTGCTCACTAACTTGAAGAACAAATAATTAATATAATACTTGTATCTTAAGAAAAATCATTGCTTATCTTGTATTAATTTATTTAAAAAATAATTTACCCATAATTAAAAAGCAAAAATGAAATTTTAGATAAACTTCAAATAGCACCTCTTTAAAATACCAAAAAATATATTATTATTTTTCTTACATTAAAATATTTTTATATTATTGTAATTCATTAATTTTTTTAAAATTAAACAATAATTATATATAAATTATAAATAAGGCTACCATACTTGATTAAAAGCTGATAATCTAATAACTATCCATATATACTTAAATAATGGAATTACGAATCTTTTTATATTTTTAAGATAATGGATCTCTTCGGAAACGAGGATTTAGGGGGGGAATCCCTCGGAGACACTTCACCTTGAACCGCAGCGTACATACTAGTACATGAGGATTCGAGTCTAGGCTCAACGTACAAATTACCCCTAGAAGTAGAGTTGCCGAAAGGATCTATTATCTTAATTATTATAATAATGAGTTATATACCATGTATTTATGTTTAGCAAACACTTAATTTATGACTTTAAGAAACGATTATAAAACTATTTTTTTCTCACTTTTAGGGATATTTATTTTTTCCTGTATCAATGCTATAAATTTTTATAATTTTAAAATTTTTTTACTGATAAATAAAAATCTAGACGAAGAACAAATAAATCATATCAATCAAACTAAATTTATAGGCTTGATAATCGCAGGCTTTGCCTTAACACAATTGATTAATAAATTAAGTAATAAAGAAATTATTTTAATTAGCTTATCTTTATTAATTATTTGTACAATAAACCTAATTTTATTGAATAATTATACCCTGATTAAAATTAATTTTATTTTAATTAATTTTGGAATATTTTCATATTTCACCTCTATAACATTAGACATTATTGAGAGTAGCAAAGAAAAGAAATATTTTTTTTTAGCTTGTATATTGTTGTTATGTTCAGGTGGAAACTTAATGGTAGATTTATTAAATCCATTTATAAAACTGACAAATAATACTATAGTAATTTGTGCGTTGTTATATTGCATCAATATTCTAACAGAATTTCTACATTGTAATCCTACATCTCATAAATTAAATTTAAATTCAAAATTCTCATCCTTAATAAAAAATATCGAATTACAATTATTGACAGGCTTCGTAGTTGCTTATGTTACCTTGGATATATTATGGTATTATGAAGCTTTCACATTAATGAAAGAATTAGCATTAATTAATTTAAGGCTCATACTAAAATATATTTTCCTAGCAATCTGTTTTTCTATAATTCCTATGTGTTACATCTTAAGCAAAGTAAATAAATATTTGGCTAATTTATCACTAACTATAATTTTACTCATCTGCTTTATTTTACTACCGCTTCATGGAACTAGTAAAAACCTTAATATATTATATATAATAATAATCGGTAGTTGTTTAGGGTCCATTTATATTTGTAATATTTTAATATTAATTGATAAATTTAGAGATTACGAACTCAGGACAGCTTTGTTTTCATATTTTTCAATGTGTGGCATAGGTATATATGCCGGAGCTTTATCATCTCATGTACCTTACGGCACTATTAGCGGCAGTGATTTCTTATTTTCTGCTTTTGCTGTAGTCGGTAGTTTTGTGGCTTATCATTTTTGGTATTTTATTAAGTATAAATTGTATAAGTTCTAATTTTAGCTGTACTACATAAGACGAAAATCAACTTGAAAAAGAGCTAGACGTTTTGAAACTTTTAACCGCAACGTACATATTAGTACGTGAGGATTAAAAGCAAAAAACAACGAAGCCAGTTTTTCAAGTTCATCGAGTATACCATGTAATATTTTGTAACATAATATAGCTTGTATAATTCGGCATAAAATATTAATATTTTAAATATATTTTTTATAGCCTCGCATGCAGCAAAGTACATTATTAAAACCGGTTAGTTGTTACGGGATCGGGGTTCACTCAGGAAAACGTACACAGTTAACTCTAGAGCCTGCTAAAGAAAATACCGGCATTATCTTCATTAGAACTGATATATCTTCTGAAATGAACTATATTGAGGCTAGTTATTTCAACGTCTCCGATACTTTATTATCTACCACTATAAGCAATGATTATAAAGTTCAAGTTTCAACAATTGAACATTTAATGGCAGCACTTTGGGGATGCGGAATCGATAACGCAATTATTAAAATTGATGGTCCTGAGGTACCAATCATGGACGGCAGTAGTAAACCTTTTGTGTTTATGATTGAATGTGCAGGAAAAAAATTACAAAATGCTCCTAAAAAATATCTGAAAATTTTAAAAGATATGCAGGTAGTTCATAAAGATTGTGAATTATATTGCACTCCTTCTAGTCATATGACTGTAGATTTAACCATTGATTTTAGCAGTAAGGCTATAGGCAAACAAAATCTAAGTTTTTCAGACCAGGAATCTTTTACTAAAAATATTGCAGATGCCCGAACTTTTGGCTTTATGGAACATCTTAATTATTTGCAAAGCAAAGGACTTGCCCTAGGCGCTTCATTTGAGAATGCGATAGGAATAGATGAGCAAGATAAAATCTTGAACCCAAGCGGCTTGCGTTATAAAGATGAATTTGTTCGCCATAAATTATTAGATTTATTCGGCGATTTATATACCAGCGGTACTAACATTGTGAGTGCAATTAATGGCTATAAAACCAGCCATGCTCTTAATAATGAATTATTGCATAAAATATTTAGCGATACTACCTCTTACAAATTTGTAACTAGTAGTGAGCTATAGTGATCATTTCATATTGTTAAATTTTGTTTCCTTTTTTGCATCACTTTTGACCTTACACTTTGCGCCTTTTTTGTTTCAGCATTATTAACTTTATCTTTATCCATAGCTTTAGTTAAAGGACTATATCCTTCGGCTTTACTAGGATTTTCATAAAATGGATTCATTACATTTTTAATATCTTTAACATAACTCTCTTTTCTATTATCCATTGTTATTTTATTTTTTCTAAAAAATTCTTCTAAACCGTTTCTTTTTATTTCAAAATTAACACCACCTCTTATTTCTCGAAATTTTTGTATTTTTTGGTCTTTATTCATACTCCAATAATTTTTATCCGTTATTAATTTTTTTAAAGCTAATGTTTGTAATACTTGACTCTTAGTATAATTCTCTAATTGTTCTAAATTTTCATATGTGGGAGTATCTTGTTTTTTATATTCTTCATTTATATTTAATTTAAATATTGTTTTTATTTCTATTTTCTCCTTTTCAGTAAGACCGTCGATAATTAACGATGCGGTCGTAACTATGCCGTAACCCGTAGCTTTTAATATATCAAGCACATTACCGCTAGAACCTTTGATAATAGAAGCAGCCAAATTTGCGGCTCTACCTATATTATTTCCAAATATTCGTCCTGTACTTTTCAATTTATTTACATTTAACTGATACTTATCTTGAGTAGAATCCTTACCTGTCGTTTGTGGCGTATATAATTCATTTTTCAAAATATCTTTTAGGCTCGGTTCTAATGATAATATATAATCTTGCTGACTTTTAGCATCTCTGTTATGTACTACTAAATTATTCTCTTTATGAAGTTTACGCAAACTATGCACTTTTAAAGTCTCGTTTATAGCTCGAATTCCTACGCTAACACCTGAAACAACAGCTACAGCTATAATTATCGGTGATATAGGAGTAAGAAGTCCGGAAACTGCAGTTGCTATAGAAGCTACGGAAACTGCATAACTTAAGCTATTACTAAATAATATTTTACCTATTTTACTTTCTCT includes the following:
- a CDS encoding Rne/Rng family ribonuclease — protein: MHKKIIIDANFSSETRVVLLGQSNNIEDIEFQTTVRQQNKGNIYLAKVTRIEPSLQAVFIEYGMDKSGFLPFSEIHPNYYNLPTSERNFPINAFHEIDLSDITVEDDKEKPAAIYDSLVDSEEIDLKTIEDLVESKFQSELNLEAADDIEIIQSGIESNIPQYKQYKVQDVIRKNQILLAQVTKEERGNKCAAFTTYISLAGKYCVLMPNKGSQNGISRKISNTEERKRLKDILNKIVSGDKNTYSVIVRTAGRGSSTLDLKKDYNYLASLWNKIRKSTIKFPAPCFIHEEDSIIRKTIRDMCDHNVKEVVIQGQEAYEDASKFMQDLLPSELSKLKEHKNKIPIFTKFQVEEQLVKLYQPVVTLPSGGYIVINPTEALISIDVNSGKSTSEKNIEETALKTNLEAAKEVAKQVKLRDLSGLIVVDFIDMSEAKNRKIIERSFKEFLSRDRARIQTGNISQFGLLEFSRQRLRSSFLETNSAICSHCNGKGVIRASDANAMLILRTIENEIFEDKIDVINVFTNITSVIYLLNNKRAEIKFIEEKYNIKLNFYSDPNATLDSYSIEKVKLLKKNNNNTSLVKPVVQNHSADYTEEEPKKEQLRKNKHKWKTVNNNASVEEKTIVDSVGSVYKEPRAEPITNKRATNNSVSESKPIDYKSPDVKEIEDQVVSVVQEKIEVTDNNVVAEEVTTPKKTKRRYRNKKSNKKRPANTAEDTEKNAEV
- the lpxC gene encoding UDP-3-O-acyl-N-acetylglucosamine deacetylase, producing the protein MQQSTLLKPVSCYGIGVHSGKRTQLTLEPAKENTGIIFIRTDISSEMNYIEASYFNVSDTLLSTTISNDYKVQVSTIEHLMAALWGCGIDNAIIKIDGPEVPIMDGSSKPFVFMIECAGKKLQNAPKKYLKILKDMQVVHKDCELYCTPSSHMTVDLTIDFSSKAIGKQNLSFSDQESFTKNIADARTFGFMEHLNYLQSKGLALGASFENAIGIDEQDKILNPSGLRYKDEFVRHKLLDLFGDLYTSGTNIVSAINGYKTSHALNNELLHKIFSDTTSYKFVTSSEL